One stretch of Filifactor alocis ATCC 35896 DNA includes these proteins:
- a CDS encoding S41 family peptidase encodes MKMTKFKLMLYTMVIILMTNILTVRYQLSDYVESNPNGKDMLNLMELKNVVEDEFYTDIDEEELIVGMKKGLFQGLNDPYSEFYTKEEMNELKEQTTGELIGIGVIVGIKDDNIVVISPIKDSPAMRVGLKAGDIISKVNGKEYKANELSDAVKEIKVPLSEKKSSLLGKVDYGKVKIEVLREGKEREFEIQREEISLQTVEYKQLENKIGYIAISQFADGTAKDFVKELETSKKNDDRALIIDLRNNPGGLLNEVQDVADSIMGEATIVYTQDRNGKKQYIKSRDGGELNIPLVVLINEGSASASEVLSGAVRDNEIGTLVGEKTFGKALVQTVRQLSDGSGFKLTVQQYFTPRGENINHKGIVPDVEVKLDENQLLKNQVDTQLQKAIEIIQTKLNQK; translated from the coding sequence ATGAAAATGACAAAATTTAAATTAATGTTATATACAATGGTTATTATTTTAATGACTAATATTTTAACGGTTCGATATCAGTTATCAGATTATGTAGAATCGAATCCGAATGGAAAAGATATGTTGAATTTGATGGAACTGAAAAATGTTGTTGAGGACGAATTTTATACAGATATAGACGAAGAAGAGCTGATTGTCGGGATGAAGAAAGGATTATTTCAGGGTTTAAATGATCCTTATTCTGAGTTTTACACAAAGGAAGAAATGAATGAATTGAAAGAACAGACAACAGGTGAACTGATTGGTATAGGGGTCATTGTCGGAATTAAAGATGATAATATTGTGGTCATTTCTCCTATTAAGGATTCTCCGGCGATGAGAGTAGGTTTAAAAGCGGGAGATATTATTTCTAAGGTGAATGGTAAGGAATATAAGGCGAATGAATTATCGGATGCTGTGAAAGAAATAAAAGTGCCGTTATCGGAAAAGAAATCTTCTCTCTTAGGAAAAGTAGATTACGGTAAAGTCAAAATAGAAGTTCTTCGGGAAGGAAAAGAGAGAGAGTTTGAAATACAAAGGGAAGAGATTTCTTTGCAAACGGTAGAGTATAAGCAACTGGAAAATAAGATTGGTTACATTGCTATTTCACAATTTGCAGATGGTACTGCAAAAGATTTTGTTAAGGAATTGGAAACTTCGAAAAAGAATGATGACCGTGCTTTGATTATTGATTTGAGAAATAATCCGGGCGGATTATTGAATGAGGTACAAGATGTGGCTGACAGCATTATGGGTGAAGCAACGATTGTCTATACACAAGACAGAAACGGTAAGAAGCAGTATATTAAATCGCGAGATGGTGGAGAGTTGAATATTCCTCTTGTTGTACTGATTAATGAAGGTTCTGCATCTGCTTCGGAAGTGCTTTCAGGCGCAGTAAGAGATAATGAAATAGGTACATTGGTGGGAGAAAAAACTTTTGGGAAAGCACTGGTGCAAACAGTAAGACAATTATCTGACGGTTCGGGATTCAAATTAACGGTACAACAATATTTTACTCCAAGAGGAGAAAATATTAATCATAAAGGGATTGTGCCGGATGTGGAAGTGAAATTGGATGAGAATCAACTTTTGAAAAATCAAGTGGATACACAATTACAAAAAGCAATCGAAATCATTCAGACAAAATTAAATCAAAAATAA
- a CDS encoding tRNA (adenine(22)-N(1))-methyltransferase — MREKKISLRLENICDMVPKTSKKILDVGTDHGYVPIHLVKNKRVISAIAADISGSSLQKAKDEIKKNNLSDVIFVREGNGLQVITDKDEVDTVVIAGMGGVLISDILEEASHLSRKEEMFFVLQPVQGVEELRNYLSAHHYEMKREKLFKWSGKFYQVFLCKISKNMQPSSDEYYYELSQELTKNPDRELLEYIEIQEAILQNIKHSLLQLQHKFELNLEQQNKLESVKEKILFYERVKSNASQGFGKQFG; from the coding sequence TTGAGAGAAAAGAAAATCAGCTTAAGATTAGAAAATATTTGTGATATGGTACCGAAAACCAGCAAAAAGATTTTGGATGTTGGAACGGACCATGGATATGTGCCTATTCATCTTGTAAAAAATAAGAGAGTTATTTCCGCCATTGCAGCAGACATCAGTGGTTCTTCTTTGCAAAAAGCAAAGGATGAGATAAAAAAAAATAATTTATCAGATGTAATTTTTGTTAGAGAAGGAAATGGATTGCAAGTAATCACAGATAAAGATGAAGTAGATACGGTAGTGATTGCAGGAATGGGTGGCGTGTTGATTTCTGATATTTTAGAAGAAGCAAGTCATCTTTCTCGTAAAGAGGAGATGTTTTTTGTTTTACAACCTGTTCAAGGAGTAGAAGAGTTAAGAAATTATTTGAGTGCGCATCATTATGAGATGAAACGAGAAAAACTTTTTAAATGGAGCGGGAAATTTTATCAGGTATTTTTGTGCAAAATTTCTAAAAATATGCAGCCTTCATCAGATGAGTACTATTATGAACTTAGTCAAGAATTGACAAAAAATCCGGATAGAGAGTTATTGGAGTATATAGAAATACAAGAAGCTATTTTGCAGAATATCAAACACTCTTTATTACAACTTCAACATAAATTTGAATTAAATTTAGAACAACAGAATAAGTTAGAATCAGTAAAAGAAAAAATATTATTTTATGAAAGGGTGAAATCGAATGCTTCTCAAGGATTTGGCAAACAGTTTGGATAG
- a CDS encoding Nif3-like dinuclear metal center hexameric protein, with protein sequence MLLKDLANSLDRITEKDSQYAWDNSGLLVGDLSKKIRKVLVTLEITPDVLQEAEEKDIDLIVSHHPIIFSGKKKLVVGSDTFDVVYELIRLGIAAYATHTNFDMLHNGLNDYFLDVWGVQDREILSDEEGKPIGRVFSVYGDNTILDIAKHIKDIFKLPEIRIIGDKFKKVTKVGVVTGSGIDVLFGSDYKEIDLFITGDVKYHQAHDILQKGKNVIDAGHFGTENIFPDAFLSLVKNKITEIEFIKSEMDVNPFQYLE encoded by the coding sequence ATGCTTCTCAAGGATTTGGCAAACAGTTTGGATAGAATTACAGAAAAGGATTCTCAATATGCTTGGGACAATTCCGGATTGTTGGTAGGGGATTTATCAAAAAAAATCCGAAAAGTGCTTGTGACATTGGAAATTACACCGGATGTTCTACAGGAGGCAGAAGAAAAGGATATAGATTTAATTGTGAGTCATCACCCAATTATTTTTTCCGGAAAGAAAAAGTTGGTAGTCGGAAGTGATACATTTGATGTTGTATATGAGTTGATTCGATTGGGGATTGCGGCATATGCAACACATACAAATTTCGATATGTTGCATAATGGATTAAATGATTATTTTTTAGATGTGTGGGGCGTGCAAGACAGAGAGATTTTGTCGGATGAAGAAGGTAAGCCTATTGGCAGGGTGTTTTCTGTGTATGGAGATAATACAATATTGGACATTGCAAAACACATAAAGGATATTTTTAAACTTCCCGAGATTAGGATTATCGGAGATAAATTTAAAAAGGTAACAAAAGTCGGAGTAGTTACCGGAAGTGGAATAGATGTTTTATTTGGGTCAGATTACAAAGAAATTGATTTGTTTATTACGGGAGATGTGAAGTATCATCAGGCACATGATATTCTTCAAAAGGGTAAGAATGTAATTGATGCAGGACACTTTGGAACAGAAAATATTTTTCCTGACGCATTTCTTTCGTTAGTGAAAAATAAGATTACAGAGATTGAGTTTATCAAATCAGAGATGGATGTAAACCCGTTTCAGTATTTAGAATAG
- a CDS encoding ribonuclease HI family protein, whose translation MEKIVIYTDGGSRGNPGPSAIGYKIIQPSTGEFLCIGEEIGETTNNIAEYTALCESLRVCLCNHVKSVEVYMDSELVVKQIIGNYRVKNINLKPLYEQAKNYISQLSDFSIHHILRGKNKEADRLVNLALDNKARIQEGNLFNLNVSKREDVKEISEMKGYLHQKHLFQDFLMKELKLSYLSVSVKDKQVMIWVSAQEFGVILENRIAIINKAKEFGYEQVVLNLKSYDE comes from the coding sequence ATGGAAAAAATAGTAATCTATACAGATGGGGGTTCAAGAGGAAATCCGGGTCCGTCCGCAATTGGTTACAAAATAATACAGCCTTCCACAGGAGAATTTTTGTGTATTGGAGAAGAGATAGGTGAAACAACAAATAATATCGCAGAGTACACAGCGTTGTGTGAATCTCTGAGGGTATGTCTTTGTAATCATGTGAAATCTGTAGAAGTATATATGGACAGCGAATTGGTGGTAAAACAAATTATTGGAAACTATAGGGTAAAGAATATCAACTTAAAACCTTTATATGAGCAAGCTAAAAATTATATTTCTCAGTTATCTGACTTCTCCATCCATCATATTTTAAGAGGAAAAAACAAAGAAGCGGATAGATTGGTGAATTTAGCTTTGGACAATAAAGCAAGAATTCAAGAAGGAAATCTGTTTAATTTAAATGTTTCAAAAAGAGAAGATGTGAAAGAAATTTCGGAAATGAAAGGATATCTTCATCAAAAGCATCTGTTTCAAGACTTTTTGATGAAAGAATTGAAATTAAGTTATCTTTCTGTTTCTGTGAAAGACAAGCAAGTTATGATTTGGGTTTCTGCACAGGAGTTTGGTGTGATATTAGAGAATAGAATAGCTATAATAAATAAAGCAAAGGAGTTTGGGTATGAGCAAGTTGTACTCAATTTAAAATCGTATGATGAATAA
- a CDS encoding THUMP domain-containing class I SAM-dependent RNA methyltransferase: MNNSEKISCIAVCLFGMESSVSYELKMMGIELGKVRDGRVGFYATAYEIAKANIFLRTAERVLIHVGSFKAQTFEELYQGIKKLPFENYLSVECQFPIAKAKSLKSKLFTIPDVQSVSKKAVVDRLRQAYPNIKKFEEKGEVYPIHIFLMKDDVEVTIDTTGPALHKRGYRERSGTAPLRETIAACMVMLTPWKKDRILLDPMCGSGTILIEAAMIGANIQPGVNRNFIGEKFHFLPKEDWMRARQDAIEGENMDVEMALYGSDIDEQVIELAKENAALAGVEEYITFSLQDMSEVRRPEEYGFLITNPPYGERIGEKEELEKTYCDLGKTISTLKNWSAFLITNYENTEKCIGKKATKKRKLYNGMLKTVYYQFLGPKPPKKQS; this comes from the coding sequence ATGAATAACAGTGAGAAAATAAGTTGCATTGCAGTATGCTTATTTGGAATGGAGTCATCCGTTTCATATGAGTTGAAAATGATGGGAATTGAATTAGGGAAAGTTAGAGATGGTAGAGTAGGCTTTTATGCTACCGCATATGAGATAGCTAAAGCAAATATTTTTTTGAGAACAGCTGAACGAGTTTTGATTCATGTGGGCAGTTTCAAGGCGCAAACTTTTGAGGAACTGTATCAGGGAATCAAAAAACTGCCGTTTGAAAATTATTTATCTGTTGAATGTCAATTTCCTATTGCGAAAGCAAAAAGTTTGAAGAGCAAGTTGTTCACTATTCCGGATGTTCAATCTGTTTCAAAAAAAGCAGTGGTTGATAGACTGAGACAAGCATATCCGAATATAAAAAAATTTGAAGAAAAAGGAGAAGTATATCCGATTCATATTTTTTTAATGAAAGATGATGTAGAGGTTACAATTGATACTACAGGACCGGCATTGCATAAAAGAGGATATCGTGAAAGATCCGGAACTGCTCCGCTTAGAGAGACGATAGCTGCTTGTATGGTTATGTTGACTCCTTGGAAAAAAGATAGGATTTTATTGGATCCAATGTGCGGTTCAGGTACTATTTTGATTGAAGCTGCAATGATTGGAGCGAATATTCAACCCGGTGTCAACCGTAATTTTATTGGAGAAAAATTTCACTTTTTACCAAAAGAAGATTGGATGAGAGCAAGACAAGATGCCATTGAAGGAGAAAATATGGATGTAGAGATGGCTCTTTACGGAAGTGATATTGATGAACAAGTGATTGAGTTGGCAAAAGAAAATGCCGCTTTAGCAGGAGTAGAAGAGTATATTACTTTTTCGTTACAAGACATGTCAGAAGTGAGAAGACCGGAAGAGTATGGTTTTTTGATTACCAATCCTCCTTATGGAGAGAGAATTGGTGAGAAAGAAGAATTAGAGAAGACCTATTGTGATTTGGGGAAAACAATTTCAACATTAAAAAATTGGTCAGCGTTCCTTATTACAAACTATGAAAATACTGAGAAATGTATTGGAAAAAAAGCGACCAAAAAAAGAAAACTGTACAATGGAATGCTAAAGACAGTATATTATCAATTTCTGGGTCCAAAACCACCCAAAAAACAAAGTTAG
- the rnmV gene encoding ribonuclease M5 yields MIKEVIVVEGKDDITAVKRAVSAEVIATNGYGFPHFVKERIRKASETKGIIILTDPDYAGKKIRSEVAAIARNCKHAFITQEEGMKNGDIGVENASPDAIRKALNCARCETETESFEFTMNDLVQNNLIMGSGAKERRIAVGEALGIGYTNAKQFLSRLNHYGITRKEFDDEIEKVNQNLR; encoded by the coding sequence ATGATTAAAGAAGTGATTGTAGTAGAAGGAAAAGATGATATTACTGCGGTAAAGAGAGCTGTTTCAGCAGAAGTTATAGCAACAAACGGATATGGGTTTCCTCATTTTGTAAAAGAAAGAATACGTAAAGCGTCAGAAACGAAAGGAATTATCATCCTAACAGATCCGGATTATGCCGGAAAGAAGATAAGAAGTGAAGTTGCAGCGATTGCTAGAAATTGCAAACATGCTTTTATTACACAAGAAGAAGGAATGAAGAACGGAGATATCGGAGTAGAAAATGCTTCTCCGGATGCTATTCGAAAAGCGTTAAATTGTGCAAGATGTGAAACAGAAACGGAATCATTTGAGTTTACGATGAATGATTTGGTACAGAACAATTTGATTATGGGTTCCGGAGCAAAAGAACGAAGAATTGCTGTCGGAGAGGCATTGGGTATCGGTTATACGAATGCAAAACAATTTCTTTCCAGATTGAATCATTATGGAATTACACGAAAAGAATTTGACGATGAAATAGAAAAGGTGAATCAAAATTTGAGATAG
- the rsmA gene encoding 16S rRNA (adenine(1518)-N(6)/adenine(1519)-N(6))-dimethyltransferase RsmA: MEQNLATFVTLKEITKKYGFQFTKSLGQNFLVDTNILQKIVDSADIQEEDIVIEVGTGIGTLTRELAKRAKKVYAIEIDKKLIPIVKETTSNYNNIDFVNMDFLEVVLEDLIQEKDRKIKVIANIPYYITTPIIMKCLESSLDISTILLMIQKEVADRLSAEPSTKAYGSLSVAVQYYSDVEFVGKVSKSCFYPQPKVDSGIVKLSKKHEYIFVRDRKLFSQVVKSAFAKRRKTISNSMIGFCEQFTKDNVMKALEKSGTDAKRRGETLTVEEFAHLSNCMFEVLN; the protein is encoded by the coding sequence ATGGAACAAAATTTAGCAACATTTGTAACTTTGAAAGAGATTACAAAAAAATATGGGTTTCAATTTACAAAATCTTTGGGACAGAACTTTTTAGTAGATACCAATATTTTACAAAAAATAGTTGATTCGGCAGATATTCAAGAAGAAGATATTGTTATAGAAGTTGGCACGGGAATAGGAACGTTGACCAGAGAATTAGCAAAGAGAGCAAAGAAGGTATATGCTATTGAAATAGACAAAAAATTGATTCCGATTGTAAAAGAAACCACCTCAAACTACAACAATATTGATTTTGTAAATATGGATTTTTTGGAAGTTGTTTTGGAGGATTTAATTCAGGAGAAAGATAGAAAAATCAAGGTTATTGCAAACATACCATACTATATTACAACTCCTATTATTATGAAATGTTTGGAGTCTTCACTGGATATTTCCACTATCTTGTTGATGATTCAAAAAGAAGTAGCTGACAGGTTGTCTGCTGAGCCGTCGACCAAGGCATATGGCAGTCTATCGGTAGCGGTTCAATACTATTCAGATGTAGAATTCGTCGGAAAGGTTTCAAAGAGTTGTTTCTATCCACAGCCAAAAGTAGATTCAGGAATTGTTAAATTAAGTAAAAAACACGAATATATTTTTGTGAGAGACAGGAAGTTATTTTCTCAAGTTGTGAAAAGTGCATTTGCGAAGAGAAGAAAGACGATTTCTAATTCTATGATTGGATTCTGTGAACAATTTACTAAAGATAATGTAATGAAGGCTTTGGAAAAAAGTGGAACAGACGCAAAAAGAAGGGGAGAAACATTGACAGTTGAAGAGTTTGCACATCTAAGTAACTGTATGTTTGAGGTGTTAAATTAA
- a CDS encoding amidohydrolase — translation MKILIKNVSCLTMEEPISIKENTNVGIQEGRIAFVGDVPDDFHADEVLDGRDKLLMPGLVNAHTHIAMSLFRNYAEDVAFWPWLTEKILPLEEHLIPEHVYAGSLLSQAEMIRFGITSFADMYFFMDETAKATELSGMRGLLARSVVSGDKQEEKLRESLEFHDNWNGRADGRIMVCSAPHAIYSCNGEYLQQIIHESTKRDMRIHIHLSESKKEVEDCINQYGVSPVEYLKQLGMFDLPTMIAHGVYLSEQDMDILKECHVSVINNPTSNLKLGNGFAPIHELLTKGVNVALGTDGSASNNNLNLFEEMHLAGILNKGVHLDSTVVPSTDVVKMATINGARAMGLEKVGQITPGWKADMILIDLNQPHFFPRFQLIPSLIYSAQASDVHTVIIDGKIVMKDREILTFDLEKACFECERMAKDLVDRQ, via the coding sequence ATGAAAATTTTGATTAAAAATGTATCCTGTTTGACGATGGAAGAACCTATTTCAATAAAAGAAAATACGAATGTTGGGATACAGGAAGGCAGAATTGCTTTTGTAGGAGATGTTCCTGATGATTTCCATGCAGATGAGGTTTTAGATGGAAGAGATAAATTACTTATGCCTGGTTTGGTGAATGCTCATACTCATATTGCGATGTCACTATTCAGGAATTATGCGGAAGATGTTGCGTTTTGGCCATGGTTAACAGAGAAAATACTTCCTTTAGAGGAGCACTTGATACCGGAACATGTTTATGCAGGAAGTTTGCTTTCTCAAGCGGAGATGATACGCTTTGGGATTACTTCTTTTGCAGATATGTATTTTTTTATGGACGAAACCGCAAAGGCAACAGAATTGAGTGGAATGAGGGGCTTGCTTGCAAGATCTGTAGTGAGCGGAGATAAGCAGGAAGAGAAATTAAGAGAATCGCTTGAATTTCATGACAATTGGAATGGAAGGGCAGATGGACGTATTATGGTTTGTTCTGCTCCACACGCCATATACAGTTGCAATGGTGAATATTTGCAACAAATTATCCATGAATCTACGAAACGTGATATGAGAATTCATATTCATTTATCAGAATCGAAAAAAGAGGTAGAGGACTGTATCAACCAATATGGAGTCTCTCCGGTGGAATATTTGAAACAGTTGGGTATGTTTGATTTACCTACTATGATAGCACATGGAGTATATTTATCTGAACAAGATATGGACATATTGAAGGAATGTCATGTGAGTGTTATCAATAATCCGACAAGTAATTTGAAATTAGGAAACGGTTTTGCTCCGATTCATGAATTGTTGACAAAGGGAGTAAATGTCGCTTTAGGAACAGATGGATCGGCAAGCAATAATAATTTGAATTTATTTGAAGAAATGCACTTAGCAGGCATTTTGAACAAAGGAGTTCATTTAGATTCTACCGTAGTTCCAAGTACTGATGTTGTAAAAATGGCTACAATTAACGGAGCAAGGGCAATGGGATTGGAAAAAGTCGGACAGATTACGCCGGGTTGGAAGGCGGATATGATATTGATTGATTTAAATCAACCGCACTTTTTTCCAAGATTTCAATTGATACCATCTTTAATATACTCTGCTCAAGCTTCTGATGTGCATACTGTAATTATAGATGGAAAAATTGTAATGAAAGATAGAGAAATTCTAACATTTGACTTGGAAAAAGCTTGCTTTGAGTGTGAACGCATGGCAAAAGATTTGGTAGACAGACAATAG
- the xseA gene encoding exodeoxyribonuclease VII large subunit: protein MRIRTWTVGELNRYINQLFKTDPLVQNLYLEGEISSVKIHGTGNIYFTIKDDIGKVNAIMFRSNVTDIELFQEGNQIVCQASVNLYEKEGNYNLIVKNISLKGKGILYLKFLELKETLKSEGLFDSKYKKELPLFPRRVGVITSETGAVIHDIINVSRNRFGKAEIILFPAKVQGDLAVQELMDGIDYFNQKNDVDAIILGRGGGAYEELAPFNDEKLARKIFDSQIPIISAVGHETDVTISDFVADKRASTPSMAAEILFPNIDTIYENLEQKCFELQHQYRTQFHGLDVLLRDYKEQLTRYTPGWKLQKERAKNNQYLQEMNYIFSEKMIKMYADLEKNKQQLLALNPLNVLERGYGLVKSKNRIISSTKEIKSQDMIEIQLKDGMIVAEVSEVHILHKQRDFEKK from the coding sequence ATGAGAATAAGAACTTGGACAGTAGGAGAATTAAATCGATATATTAATCAGCTTTTTAAGACAGATCCATTGGTTCAAAACCTTTATTTGGAAGGAGAAATTTCCAGTGTAAAAATACATGGAACCGGAAATATTTATTTTACAATTAAAGATGATATCGGAAAAGTAAATGCAATTATGTTTCGCTCAAATGTTACTGATATAGAGTTGTTCCAAGAAGGCAATCAGATTGTTTGCCAGGCATCTGTTAATTTGTATGAAAAAGAGGGAAATTATAATCTCATCGTAAAGAATATCTCTTTGAAGGGGAAAGGAATCTTATATCTTAAATTTTTAGAATTAAAAGAAACATTAAAAAGTGAGGGGCTTTTTGATTCAAAGTACAAGAAGGAGTTACCACTTTTTCCAAGAAGAGTGGGAGTTATTACTTCAGAAACCGGAGCAGTGATTCACGATATCATCAACGTGAGTCGAAATAGATTCGGAAAAGCGGAAATTATTTTGTTTCCGGCAAAAGTACAAGGAGATTTGGCTGTTCAAGAGCTTATGGATGGAATTGATTACTTTAATCAAAAGAATGATGTGGATGCAATTATTCTCGGCCGTGGAGGTGGTGCATATGAAGAGCTTGCACCTTTTAATGATGAAAAATTAGCAAGAAAAATTTTTGATTCCCAAATTCCTATTATCTCAGCTGTAGGTCATGAGACAGATGTTACCATTTCTGATTTTGTTGCGGATAAGAGAGCTTCAACACCTTCTATGGCAGCAGAAATTCTATTTCCCAACATTGATACCATCTATGAAAATCTGGAACAAAAATGTTTTGAACTTCAACATCAATACAGGACTCAATTTCATGGATTGGATGTGTTGTTAAGAGACTACAAAGAGCAGTTGACGAGATATACACCGGGATGGAAATTACAGAAAGAACGTGCAAAAAATAATCAATATCTGCAGGAGATGAATTATATTTTCTCTGAAAAAATGATAAAAATGTATGCTGATTTGGAGAAAAATAAGCAACAATTATTGGCGCTGAATCCATTAAACGTATTGGAGAGAGGATATGGTTTGGTCAAGTCTAAAAATAGAATTATTTCCTCCACAAAAGAAATAAAATCTCAAGATATGATAGAGATACAACTGAAAGATGGGATGATAGTTGCAGAAGTGAGTGAAGTTCATATCCTACACAAACAGAGAGATTTTGAGAAGAAATAA
- the xseB gene encoding exodeoxyribonuclease VII small subunit has protein sequence MKKLKYEEKVNRLEKVIKSLQEERLDLEESVKLYEEGLQLYQSCKEELDGMEMKLKIILDGKEETFLEE, from the coding sequence ATGAAAAAATTAAAGTATGAAGAGAAAGTAAATCGATTGGAAAAAGTAATAAAATCTTTACAAGAAGAACGGTTGGATTTGGAAGAATCTGTCAAGTTATATGAAGAGGGCTTGCAGTTGTATCAAAGTTGTAAGGAAGAACTTGACGGAATGGAAATGAAATTAAAAATTATTTTGGATGGAAAAGAAGAAACTTTTTTAGAGGAATAA
- a CDS encoding polyprenyl synthetase family protein — protein MKNKFISAYQEQKNYVEKCLKEIAEKHTLKAIATLGMESMNYSLLAGGKRIRPILCLQSADLYHISNEAILPYASALEMIHTYSLIHDDLPAMDDDDLRRGKPTNHKVYGEAIAILAGDGLLNLAYEIMLNDLLHGYTDGKLKAVHYIAKAAGIHGMVAGQVLDLQMENQRCDADLLKKIHRNKTGELLKASILAGALVGGASEEDCYYWEQYADHLGLVFQITDDMLDVIGNVELMGKNTGMDSKKNTYPQLFGLEKSVELAKCNANSALCCLEKIEKDTYFFEELINQLLERER, from the coding sequence ATGAAAAATAAATTTATATCAGCATATCAAGAACAAAAAAATTATGTTGAAAAATGCTTGAAGGAAATAGCTGAAAAACATACATTAAAAGCCATTGCTACATTGGGGATGGAATCAATGAATTATAGTTTGTTAGCAGGTGGAAAAAGAATCAGACCGATTTTGTGTTTGCAGTCTGCTGACTTATATCATATTTCTAATGAAGCAATTCTTCCTTATGCGTCAGCGTTGGAAATGATTCATACCTATTCGTTGATTCATGACGATTTACCGGCTATGGATGATGATGATTTAAGACGAGGAAAACCTACCAATCATAAGGTATATGGAGAAGCTATTGCTATTTTGGCAGGAGACGGATTGTTAAACTTGGCCTATGAGATAATGTTAAATGATTTGTTGCATGGATATACAGACGGAAAATTAAAGGCAGTCCATTATATTGCAAAAGCTGCCGGAATTCATGGGATGGTTGCTGGTCAGGTGTTGGATTTGCAGATGGAAAATCAAAGATGTGATGCAGATTTGTTGAAAAAAATTCATAGGAATAAGACAGGAGAGTTGTTGAAAGCATCGATTTTGGCAGGAGCTTTGGTAGGAGGTGCTTCAGAAGAAGATTGTTATTATTGGGAACAGTATGCTGATCATTTAGGTTTGGTTTTTCAAATTACAGATGATATGTTAGATGTTATAGGAAACGTAGAGTTAATGGGAAAAAATACCGGCATGGATAGCAAAAAAAATACCTATCCTCAATTATTCGGTTTAGAGAAGTCTGTTGAATTAGCAAAATGTAACGCAAACTCTGCTTTATGTTGTTTGGA